A single Phragmites australis chromosome 4, lpPhrAust1.1, whole genome shotgun sequence DNA region contains:
- the LOC133915262 gene encoding uncharacterized protein LOC133915262 isoform X1, which yields MRLSHCESHCAAPFRYITCLPKSKDASCDAASVAAQLPAAVAEEEPPPVQKIEVAVAGKVDDDDEKHEDGEKAVAATAAAPTKSSLKKANCGDSKCAAKGNVKWMDLLGKDLTEVKEFEPSECRDSLDDGDGISTCVCVIQ from the exons ATGAGGCTCTCGCATTGTGAGAGCCACTGCGCCGCTCCCTTCCGCTACATCACCTGCCTCCCCAAATCCAAAGATGCGAGCTGCGATGCTGCCTCCGTGGCGGCGCAGCTcccggccgccgtcgccgaggaggagccgcctcCGGTTCAGAAGATTGAGGTGGCGGTAGCCGGGAAggtggacgacgacgacgagaagCACGAGGATGGTGAGAAGGCGGTagcggcaacggcggcggcgccgacgaAGAGTAGCCTGAAGAAGGCCAACTGCGGCGACAGCAAGTGCGCTGCCAAAGGCAATGTGAAGTGGATGGATTTGCTGGGGAAGGATCTGACAGAGGTTAAGGAATTCGAGCCAAG CGAATGCAGAGACTCACTTGACGACGGAGACGGCATCTCGACATGTGTTTGCGTTATCCAATGA
- the LOC133915262 gene encoding uncharacterized protein LOC133915262 isoform X2, translating to MRLSHCESHCAAPFRYITCLPKSKDASCDAASVAAQLPAAVAEEEPPPVQKIEVAVAGKVDDDDEKHEDGEKAVAATAAAPTKSSLKKANCGDSKCAAKGNVKWMDLLGKDLTEVKEFEPSIIF from the exons ATGAGGCTCTCGCATTGTGAGAGCCACTGCGCCGCTCCCTTCCGCTACATCACCTGCCTCCCCAAATCCAAAGATGCGAGCTGCGATGCTGCCTCCGTGGCGGCGCAGCTcccggccgccgtcgccgaggaggagccgcctcCGGTTCAGAAGATTGAGGTGGCGGTAGCCGGGAAggtggacgacgacgacgagaagCACGAGGATGGTGAGAAGGCGGTagcggcaacggcggcggcgccgacgaAGAGTAGCCTGAAGAAGGCCAACTGCGGCGACAGCAAGTGCGCTGCCAAAGGCAATGTGAAGTGGATGGATTTGCTGGGGAAGGATCTGACAGAGGTTAAGGAATTCGAGCCAAG CATCATATTTTGA